In the genome of Bremerella sp. JC817, one region contains:
- a CDS encoding DUF695 domain-containing protein, translating into MSDQWDAYLTNVNEHPAAILLDMGASDDASEAERPQLLQVTFQLNNQDEYGLPTRDEFNALYPIEEAVAEAIEQALGAMHVGYLTTQGKRILCFYAASGEQLEEVTTAATAPFTTHRWACNSQEDPDWEFYWDILYPTPYDMQIMNNQKVLKALSESGDSLEKPRTVTHWAYFPTDASRNDFVMTISSQNFEIKDLMNGEEPEDDRPFGVCFERVDPVDFDAINELTLGLVHEVQESGGTYDGWETSVESE; encoded by the coding sequence ATGTCTGATCAATGGGACGCTTACCTGACCAATGTGAACGAGCATCCCGCCGCCATTCTGCTGGACATGGGAGCCTCGGACGATGCTTCGGAAGCAGAACGCCCGCAACTACTGCAAGTGACGTTTCAACTGAACAACCAGGATGAATACGGCCTGCCGACCAGGGACGAATTCAACGCCCTTTATCCCATCGAAGAAGCAGTCGCCGAAGCGATCGAGCAGGCACTGGGGGCCATGCATGTCGGTTACCTGACGACGCAAGGCAAACGTATCCTCTGCTTTTATGCGGCCAGCGGCGAACAACTCGAAGAGGTGACCACCGCCGCCACGGCTCCCTTCACAACGCATCGCTGGGCCTGTAATTCGCAAGAGGATCCCGATTGGGAGTTCTACTGGGATATCCTCTATCCCACGCCGTACGACATGCAGATCATGAACAACCAGAAGGTGCTCAAGGCCCTTTCCGAGTCGGGCGATTCGCTCGAGAAGCCGCGGACTGTAACGCACTGGGCTTACTTCCCAACCGATGCCAGCCGCAACGATTTCGTGATGACGATCTCTTCGCAGAACTTTGAAATCAAAGACCTGATGAACGGCGAAGAGCCGGAAGACGATCGCCCGTTTGGTGTTTGCTTCGAACGAGTTGACCCAGTGGACTTCGACGCGATCAACGAACTGACGCTGGGCCTGGTTCACGAGGTCCAGGAATCGGGCGGCACCTACGATGGCTGGGAGACTTCGGTCGAATCGGAATAG
- a CDS encoding glutamine amidotransferase: protein MSYWYLQPLGESYLLVGILVFALVALLAIRPQFQGLTPRRHWILTGLRFAVILLIALTLLRPTWVRTVKETQGSLLVVLFDSSRSMTVPDAADGVPRWDVQRELLQRMAPQLANLGDNFEVAVYQFDEAAKRVEFVDGVLAMPAAADGRFTDIGSSIAEVMQQNIGKQLAGVILLSDGSQRVYSPKVEMQQAARDLARLDTPLHTIPFGKALDPTQARDAAVETLSDHYTVFVKNDLLVKTAVRIQGMANKPIPVQLVIEDAKGQKTIIDTQNATTAKPQEIVDVSFRYTPQQAGQFKLSVVVPEQDGELVIKNNILSAYVNVLDGGLKILYLESSTLDRPEQKWIRNVIAQSADMELDFRVIDRRRRDQWPVDLTETITQGKYDVYIIGDVDSSAFGPTSLDMLAKEVEDGKGLIMLGGFHAFGAGGYQSTIFQNLLPVEMSRFDRQDFDAPIRTDMHLPGPIQIVTSRNHFLSSLGTDDSGTPAFSAVPALSGANKLAGVKPRGLTILETQNGQPLLVAGEYGLGRTLAFTADSTWLWVFAGKGDIHKQFWRQIILWLAKKDGLETRDVWVQLGQRRYVPGAPIHFTAGANSQSGEPLKGVTMETTLISPDGSRTPLRAVPADNILEGNFNASPQTGDYTIEVVAQQNGVTVGTGQGRFFVYDQDLELSDPSARPSQLAALSAITQDVGGRMWTPEEFSQLLEEIKSRPPETEVEVQTKWTWPESTRDSWINLLLIVGLLGWEWYLRKRWSMV, encoded by the coding sequence GTGTCGTACTGGTATCTGCAACCTTTGGGCGAAAGCTATCTCCTGGTGGGGATCTTGGTGTTCGCGCTGGTTGCGCTGCTGGCGATTCGTCCGCAGTTCCAGGGTCTCACGCCGCGTCGCCATTGGATTCTGACCGGGCTGAGGTTCGCGGTGATCTTGCTCATCGCGCTGACACTGCTTCGCCCGACCTGGGTTCGTACGGTGAAAGAAACCCAGGGCTCGCTGCTGGTCGTGCTGTTCGATTCCAGTCGCAGCATGACCGTTCCAGACGCCGCCGATGGCGTCCCGCGCTGGGATGTGCAGCGGGAATTGCTGCAGCGAATGGCCCCGCAACTGGCGAACCTCGGCGACAACTTCGAGGTCGCTGTCTATCAGTTTGACGAAGCCGCCAAGCGAGTCGAGTTCGTCGATGGCGTACTGGCGATGCCAGCCGCGGCGGATGGTCGCTTCACCGATATTGGCTCGTCGATTGCGGAAGTGATGCAGCAAAACATCGGCAAACAGCTTGCCGGTGTGATCCTGCTTTCCGACGGATCGCAGCGAGTCTATTCGCCCAAGGTTGAAATGCAGCAAGCGGCCCGCGACCTGGCCCGGCTCGATACCCCCCTGCACACGATCCCCTTCGGTAAAGCGCTCGATCCGACCCAGGCCCGCGACGCCGCGGTCGAAACCCTTTCGGATCATTACACCGTCTTCGTGAAGAACGACCTACTGGTCAAAACGGCGGTACGCATCCAAGGGATGGCCAACAAGCCGATACCGGTGCAACTGGTAATCGAAGACGCCAAAGGCCAGAAGACGATTATCGACACGCAGAACGCGACCACCGCGAAGCCGCAAGAGATTGTCGATGTCTCGTTCCGCTATACGCCGCAGCAAGCAGGCCAATTCAAGCTAAGCGTCGTCGTGCCGGAGCAGGACGGCGAACTGGTGATCAAAAACAACATTCTGAGCGCTTACGTCAACGTGCTTGATGGCGGGCTAAAGATTCTTTACCTCGAAAGCAGCACGCTCGATCGACCTGAACAGAAGTGGATTCGCAACGTCATCGCGCAGTCGGCCGACATGGAGCTCGACTTCCGCGTGATCGATCGTCGGCGCCGCGATCAGTGGCCGGTCGATCTGACCGAAACGATCACGCAGGGCAAGTACGACGTCTATATCATCGGCGACGTCGACTCGTCCGCGTTCGGCCCAACCTCGCTCGATATGCTGGCCAAAGAAGTGGAAGATGGCAAAGGCCTGATCATGCTGGGGGGCTTTCACGCGTTTGGTGCCGGCGGTTATCAATCGACAATCTTCCAGAACTTGCTGCCGGTCGAAATGAGCCGCTTCGATCGCCAGGACTTTGACGCTCCGATCCGGACCGACATGCATCTGCCCGGTCCGATTCAGATTGTCACTTCGCGAAACCATTTTCTGTCTTCGCTCGGAACCGATGACAGCGGCACGCCTGCCTTCAGTGCCGTTCCGGCTTTGTCGGGTGCGAACAAACTGGCAGGCGTTAAACCGCGCGGGCTCACCATTCTGGAAACCCAAAACGGACAGCCGCTACTGGTCGCTGGCGAATATGGTCTTGGCCGCACGCTGGCCTTCACCGCCGACAGCACCTGGCTGTGGGTCTTCGCCGGCAAAGGCGATATCCACAAGCAGTTCTGGCGACAGATCATTTTGTGGCTGGCGAAAAAAGATGGCCTCGAAACACGCGACGTCTGGGTGCAACTCGGTCAACGACGTTACGTACCAGGCGCTCCGATCCACTTCACCGCCGGTGCCAACTCGCAAAGTGGCGAGCCGCTGAAAGGGGTGACAATGGAAACGACCCTGATCAGCCCCGATGGTTCACGAACGCCGCTGCGTGCGGTTCCTGCCGATAACATCCTGGAAGGGAACTTCAACGCCAGCCCGCAGACCGGCGATTACACGATCGAAGTGGTCGCGCAGCAAAATGGCGTGACGGTCGGTACCGGTCAGGGACGCTTTTTTGTTTACGACCAAGACCTGGAGCTGAGCGATCCTTCGGCCCGCCCTTCTCAGTTGGCTGCCCTGTCGGCGATCACGCAAGATGTTGGCGGTCGGATGTGGACGCCGGAAGAGTTCTCGCAGCTGCTGGAAGAGATCAAAAGCCGCCCTCCCGAAACGGAAGTCGAGGTCCAGACGAAATGGACCTGGCCTGAATCGACGCGTGATAGCTGGATCAACCTGCTGTTGATTGTTGGACTGCTCGGCTGGGAGTGGTATCTGCGAAAACGCTGGAGCATGGTTTAG